In Salinibacterium sp. ZJ70, one DNA window encodes the following:
- a CDS encoding triacylglycerol lipase: MTTPVEGPDAEAPAVVPRGRVRHVGAIVGDLPNALRFRTRALSSWPVPPAFAEGSRRPVVLIPGVYERWHYLRPVADALHAAGHPVHAILRLGLNSRPVPWSAGVVSARIRDLDLRDAAIVAHSKGGLIGKHVMAFGDPERRVDRMIAVATPFGGSALADRMPAPSLRIFSPSHPVIRRLEAASHVNERITSIAPRWDPHIPGGSQLAGARNITLDVMGHFRVLTDPRLPALVVDEVARTR, translated from the coding sequence GTGACGACCCCGGTGGAGGGCCCCGACGCCGAAGCGCCCGCCGTCGTGCCGCGAGGACGGGTGCGCCACGTGGGCGCCATCGTGGGCGACCTGCCGAACGCGCTCCGATTCCGCACGCGTGCTCTCTCGTCCTGGCCGGTGCCGCCCGCGTTCGCGGAAGGCTCCCGTCGCCCCGTCGTGCTCATCCCGGGTGTGTACGAGCGCTGGCACTACCTGCGCCCGGTCGCGGATGCGCTGCACGCCGCGGGGCATCCGGTGCACGCGATCCTGCGACTCGGGCTCAACAGTCGGCCGGTCCCGTGGTCGGCGGGAGTGGTGTCGGCGCGCATCCGAGACCTCGACCTTCGGGATGCGGCGATCGTGGCGCACTCGAAAGGCGGACTCATCGGGAAGCACGTGATGGCGTTCGGGGATCCCGAGCGGCGTGTGGATCGGATGATCGCCGTGGCCACACCGTTCGGAGGATCGGCGCTGGCGGATCGCATGCCGGCGCCGTCGCTGCGCATCTTCAGTCCGTCGCATCCGGTGATCCGCAGGCTGGAGGCGGCGTCCCACGTGAACGAGCGGATCACCTCGATCGCACCCCGGTGGGATCCGCACATCCCCGGCGGCTCGCAGCTCGCCGGCGCGCGCAACATCACGCTCGATGTGATGGGGCACTTCCGGGTCCTCACCGATCCGCGTCTGCCGGCTCTCGTCGTGGATGAGGTCGCGCGCACACGCTGA
- a CDS encoding LacI family DNA-binding transcriptional regulator, whose amino-acid sequence MASSPLPVRRATVHDVARVAGVSRGTVSRLLNGRMYVSREAREAIEAAILEVGYVPNTAARNLVMQRTQAVGFIVHEPHSLFLEDPNIGNIMLGANTALSESDYQMVCLVVDTERDTERVARYLSGGFVDGAIIVSARDHDPIGIAVQRLSLPVAFVGHPPGIDAPWVGIDNFGAARSIVERLRDTGRRRIGMIAAALDRDSGSDRLSGFREALGDRFDASLVEEVPLYSYSAGVAGMRALLERHPDIDGVFAAADSVAAGAVDALRSAGRSIPRDVGIVGFDDSAWATRTDPLLSTVSQPASALGTEAARSVLAQLAGAAHPEAGIVLPTPIVWRDSA is encoded by the coding sequence ATGGCTTCCTCACCCCTTCCCGTGCGCCGCGCGACCGTCCACGACGTCGCCCGTGTCGCCGGGGTCTCGCGGGGCACCGTGAGCCGCCTGCTCAACGGCCGGATGTACGTCTCCCGTGAGGCCCGCGAAGCCATCGAGGCCGCGATCCTCGAGGTCGGCTATGTGCCGAACACGGCCGCGCGCAACCTCGTCATGCAGCGCACTCAGGCGGTGGGATTCATCGTGCACGAGCCGCACTCGCTGTTCCTCGAAGACCCCAACATCGGCAACATCATGCTCGGCGCCAACACCGCGCTCTCCGAGTCGGACTACCAGATGGTGTGCCTCGTGGTCGACACCGAACGCGACACCGAGCGCGTCGCCCGGTACCTGAGCGGCGGGTTCGTCGACGGCGCGATCATCGTCTCCGCGCGCGACCACGACCCCATCGGCATCGCCGTGCAGCGACTCTCGCTGCCCGTCGCGTTCGTCGGCCATCCGCCCGGCATCGACGCGCCGTGGGTGGGCATCGACAACTTCGGCGCCGCGCGCTCCATCGTCGAGCGTCTGCGCGACACCGGTCGACGCCGCATCGGCATGATCGCCGCCGCGCTCGACCGCGATTCAGGATCGGATCGCCTCTCGGGCTTCCGCGAGGCCCTCGGCGACCGCTTCGACGCCTCGCTCGTCGAAGAGGTGCCGCTGTACTCGTACTCGGCCGGCGTCGCCGGCATGCGCGCCCTCCTCGAGCGCCACCCCGACATCGACGGCGTGTTCGCCGCCGCCGACTCGGTCGCCGCGGGCGCCGTCGACGCCCTCCGCTCCGCGGGCCGCAGCATCCCCCGCGACGTCGGCATCGTCGGCTTCGACGACTCCGCGTGGGCGACCCGCACCGATCCGCTGCTCTCGACCGTCTCGCAGCCCGCGAGCGCCCTCGGCACCGAAGCGGCGCGCAGCGTGCTCGCACAGCTCGCGGGAGCCGCCCATCCGGAAGCCGGCATCGTGCTGCCGACCCCGATCGTCTGGCGCGACTCCGCCTGA
- a CDS encoding beta-galactosidase, which translates to MQSTSKIETHEVFTTTGVLLGCDYNPEQWDRDVWREDVALMSELGIGIVAINIFGWASVNPAEGVWDFESLDAIIELLHENGIRLNLGTGTASPAPWLTAKHPELLPVADDGTTRFPGGRQAWCPSSPVFREHALELAGRIAERYGSHPALALWHVSNELGCHNVHCHCETSTRAFRDWLKARYGTVEALNDAWGTSFWSQRYSDFEQILTPMRNLSFRNPGQALDFRRFSSDELLDYYRAERAVIRQHSDKPVTTNFMVTAHIRGMDYWTWAPEMDVIANDHYLDHRLPFPNAELSFSADATRGLAQGEPWFLMETAPSAVNWQPHNIARPTGGLLRSIATHVARGADAICFFQWRASVQGSEKFHSALVPHAGTDSRHWREVSEMARVLGALGEVVGTRTQADVALVFSWESWWAADGEPRPSTDVHYLEQVHAAYIALRASGVTVDILAPGASLEGYRLAVIPMLHILADADAAAIEQFVAAGGTALVTYLSGVVDAQDRVELGGYPGKLREVLGLLVEEFAPVLPGTTLTLGSGAAASTWAELVTPRGADVIDTFADGPVAGEPALTRHTYGEGEAWYLATTPSDGDYAAIVARIARAAGATIMPGAGRDVEVVRRADGDRSFLFVINHGIESIDVPTAGVELITGETLTTHTTVPAGAVRIIKEVHA; encoded by the coding sequence ATGCAGTCCACGTCGAAGATCGAGACCCACGAGGTCTTCACGACGACGGGCGTGCTCCTCGGCTGCGACTACAACCCCGAGCAGTGGGACCGCGACGTGTGGCGCGAGGACGTCGCCCTCATGAGCGAACTCGGCATCGGCATCGTCGCGATCAACATCTTCGGCTGGGCGAGCGTGAACCCCGCCGAGGGCGTGTGGGACTTCGAGAGCCTCGACGCCATCATCGAGCTGCTGCACGAGAACGGCATCCGCCTCAACCTCGGCACGGGAACCGCGTCCCCCGCCCCGTGGCTCACCGCCAAGCACCCCGAGCTGCTTCCCGTCGCAGACGACGGCACCACACGGTTCCCGGGAGGCCGCCAGGCGTGGTGCCCGAGCTCGCCGGTCTTCCGCGAGCACGCGCTCGAACTGGCCGGTCGCATCGCCGAGCGCTACGGATCGCACCCTGCGCTCGCGCTCTGGCACGTCTCCAACGAGCTCGGCTGCCACAACGTGCACTGCCACTGCGAGACCAGCACCCGTGCGTTCCGCGACTGGCTGAAGGCCCGCTACGGCACCGTCGAGGCGCTCAACGACGCCTGGGGCACGAGCTTCTGGAGCCAGCGCTACAGCGACTTCGAGCAGATCCTCACGCCCATGCGCAACCTCTCGTTCCGCAACCCCGGTCAGGCGCTCGACTTCCGCCGGTTCAGCTCCGACGAACTCCTCGACTACTACCGTGCCGAGCGCGCCGTCATCCGTCAGCACAGCGACAAGCCTGTGACGACCAACTTCATGGTCACCGCCCACATCCGCGGTATGGACTACTGGACGTGGGCGCCCGAGATGGATGTCATCGCGAACGACCACTACCTCGACCACCGCCTGCCGTTCCCGAACGCCGAGCTGTCGTTCTCCGCGGATGCGACTCGCGGCCTCGCGCAGGGCGAGCCCTGGTTCCTCATGGAGACCGCGCCGAGCGCCGTCAACTGGCAGCCGCACAACATCGCGCGCCCGACAGGCGGTCTGCTGCGCAGCATCGCCACCCACGTGGCGCGCGGTGCCGATGCGATCTGCTTCTTCCAGTGGCGTGCGTCCGTTCAGGGCAGCGAGAAGTTCCACTCCGCCCTCGTGCCGCACGCGGGCACCGACTCGCGCCACTGGCGCGAGGTGAGCGAGATGGCGCGCGTGCTCGGCGCGCTCGGCGAGGTCGTCGGCACCCGCACCCAGGCGGATGTCGCTCTCGTCTTCAGCTGGGAGTCGTGGTGGGCGGCAGACGGTGAGCCGCGCCCGAGCACGGACGTCCACTACCTCGAGCAGGTGCACGCGGCGTACATCGCGCTGCGCGCCTCCGGCGTGACGGTCGACATCCTCGCCCCCGGCGCCTCGCTCGAGGGCTACCGCCTCGCGGTCATCCCGATGCTGCACATCCTCGCCGACGCGGATGCGGCGGCCATCGAGCAGTTCGTCGCCGCGGGCGGCACCGCGCTCGTCACCTACCTCTCGGGCGTCGTCGATGCTCAGGATCGCGTCGAACTCGGAGGTTACCCCGGTAAGCTCCGCGAGGTGCTCGGCCTGCTGGTCGAGGAGTTCGCGCCCGTCCTCCCCGGAACGACGCTGACCCTCGGCTCCGGTGCCGCGGCGTCGACCTGGGCGGAGCTCGTGACCCCGCGCGGAGCCGACGTCATCGACACCTTCGCCGACGGCCCCGTCGCCGGCGAGCCCGCCCTGACCCGTCACACCTACGGCGAGGGCGAGGCCTGGTACCTCGCGACGACGCCGTCGGATGGCGACTACGCGGCCATCGTCGCGCGCATCGCGCGCGCCGCAGGCGCGACCATCATGCCCGGCGCAGGCAGGGATGTGGAGGTCGTGCGTCGCGCTGACGGCGACCGCAGCTTCCTCTTCGTCATCAACCACGGCATCGAGAGCATCGACGTTCCCACCGCGGGCGTCGAGCTCATCACCGGGGAGACCCTCACGACGCACACGACCGTTCCGGCTGGCGCCGTCCGCATCATCAAGGAGGTGCACGCATGA
- a CDS encoding carbohydrate ABC transporter permease: MTRTAVATTARRGRKNQHTGAIIALLTPFGIAFALFYIAPIIIAVWQSMLVVEREGTFGKATQVFGGFAQYALVFQNAEFLAAIGRVLLFGVVQVPVMLGLALLFALLLDSPLVRGRRFFRLAFFVPYAVPGVIAAIMWGFMFSPNLSPFSAITKNVDFLGADLILWSIANVVTWVFVGYNMLIIYSSLLSIPTEIYEAARIDGASQFRIAWSIKIPLVRPAITMTAVFSIIGTLQLLAEPQVMKSFSSAVTSTFTPNMTVFATAAVPNTSLAAAQSVVLALATFVLSFFFLRFANKRSI; this comes from the coding sequence ATGACCAGAACCGCCGTCGCCACGACGGCGCGTCGTGGCCGCAAGAATCAGCACACCGGGGCGATCATCGCCCTGCTGACACCCTTCGGCATCGCGTTCGCGCTGTTCTACATCGCGCCGATCATCATCGCCGTCTGGCAGTCGATGCTCGTCGTCGAGCGTGAGGGAACGTTCGGCAAAGCCACGCAGGTGTTCGGCGGCTTCGCCCAGTACGCCCTCGTGTTCCAGAACGCCGAGTTCCTGGCCGCGATCGGCCGTGTGCTGCTGTTCGGGGTCGTGCAGGTTCCCGTCATGCTGGGGCTCGCGCTGCTGTTCGCGCTCCTGCTCGACTCGCCGCTCGTTCGCGGACGCCGCTTCTTCCGCCTCGCGTTCTTCGTGCCCTACGCCGTTCCCGGCGTCATCGCGGCGATCATGTGGGGCTTCATGTTCTCCCCGAACCTGTCGCCGTTCTCGGCGATCACGAAGAACGTCGACTTCCTCGGCGCTGACCTCATCCTCTGGTCGATCGCGAACGTCGTCACATGGGTGTTCGTGGGCTACAACATGCTCATCATCTACTCCTCGCTCCTGTCGATCCCGACGGAGATCTACGAGGCGGCCCGCATCGACGGCGCGAGCCAGTTCCGCATCGCCTGGTCGATCAAGATCCCGCTCGTGCGCCCCGCGATCACGATGACGGCGGTGTTCTCGATCATCGGAACGCTGCAGCTGCTGGCCGAGCCCCAGGTCATGAAGTCCTTCAGCTCGGCTGTCACCAGCACCTTCACCCCGAACATGACGGTCTTCGCGACCGCAGCCGTGCCCAACACGAGCCTCGCCGCCGCGCAGTCGGTCGTGCTCGCTCTGGCGACCTTCGTGCTGTCGTTCTTCTTCCTGCGCTTCGCGAACAAGAGGAGCATCTGA
- a CDS encoding carbohydrate ABC transporter permease gives MSKSASLAYKQEPLLSRAAAMLIMGVFTLYFLVPIWWLFVASTKDKGDILTTAPLWFADFNFFENLGALTEYRGGVYFQWLLNSALYAGLGALVATVFAGMAGYALSKYQFRGRDTVFNVILGGVLVPSTALALPLFLMFSQVELTNTFWAVFLPSIASPFGVYLSRIFAAQAVPDEVLEASRLDGSGELRTFFTIGWRLMLPGLVTVFLFQFVTIWNNFFLPLIMLRSEELFPVTFGLYAWNTQLNQIPELRSYVLIGALISIIPLIVMFLSLQRFWRNGVGAGAIK, from the coding sequence ATGTCGAAATCCGCCTCCCTCGCCTACAAGCAGGAGCCGCTTCTCTCGCGCGCCGCGGCGATGCTCATCATGGGCGTCTTCACGCTCTACTTCCTCGTCCCGATCTGGTGGCTGTTCGTCGCCTCCACGAAGGACAAGGGCGACATCCTCACCACAGCCCCGCTGTGGTTCGCCGACTTCAACTTCTTCGAGAACCTGGGTGCTCTCACCGAGTACCGCGGCGGCGTGTACTTCCAGTGGCTGCTCAACTCGGCCCTCTACGCGGGCCTCGGAGCGCTCGTCGCGACCGTGTTCGCGGGCATGGCGGGCTACGCGCTCTCCAAGTACCAGTTCCGCGGCCGCGACACGGTGTTCAACGTGATCCTGGGCGGCGTGCTCGTGCCGAGCACAGCTCTCGCCCTGCCGCTGTTCCTCATGTTCAGCCAGGTGGAGCTCACGAACACCTTCTGGGCCGTGTTCCTGCCCTCCATCGCGAGCCCCTTCGGCGTCTACCTGTCGCGCATCTTCGCCGCGCAGGCTGTTCCGGATGAGGTGCTCGAGGCGAGCCGTCTCGACGGCTCGGGGGAGCTGCGCACGTTCTTCACGATCGGATGGCGACTCATGCTTCCGGGCCTCGTGACCGTGTTCCTGTTCCAGTTCGTGACCATCTGGAACAACTTCTTCCTGCCGCTCATCATGCTGCGCAGCGAGGAGCTGTTCCCCGTCACGTTCGGCCTCTACGCCTGGAACACGCAGCTCAACCAGATTCCCGAGCTCCGCAGCTACGTGCTGATCGGCGCACTCATCTCGATCATCCCCCTGATCGTCATGTTCCTCTCACTTCAGCGCTTCTGGCGCAACGGCGTCGGTGCAGGCGCCATCAAGTGA
- a CDS encoding ABC transporter substrate-binding protein, with product MQQRKVAVGAVALVSTLVLTGCASDTGSNGEAAVDCSPAGEAVTLEFTSWIPGIEEVVGIWNDANPDIQVKVQTGPNGNGGTYKNFFNQLAAGDAPDLGQIEYDALPNFVVQDGLTDISVCEDVVKAESEFVPWTWGQVTLGGGEAVYGVPQDSGPMALFYRADLFEANGIAIPTTWDEYKEAAKAVRAAGGYITNFSTADINQFAGFVWQAGGSWFSSEGDAWTVDLADDASVKVAEYWQSMIDEDLVATYPAWTDEWNNAYNSSTVWSWTSAVWGANSISSGAPDTAGNWAVAPAPQWTEGAEEAGNWGGSSTAVFTGTDHLYEATKFALWLNTSEEALTALNSLANLYPATLEGMQLPALKEGVEFYGGQPIYDVFATAAEQVSPDFVWGPTMTQTYADVSDGFGKAATGSGTLLDALEKGTAKTIAAFKAQSIPVNE from the coding sequence ATGCAGCAACGCAAGGTAGCGGTCGGCGCGGTCGCTCTTGTCTCCACGCTCGTTCTCACCGGATGTGCCAGTGACACGGGTTCCAACGGCGAAGCAGCCGTCGACTGCTCGCCCGCCGGCGAGGCCGTCACGCTCGAGTTCACCTCGTGGATCCCGGGCATCGAGGAGGTCGTCGGCATCTGGAATGACGCGAACCCCGACATTCAGGTGAAGGTTCAGACGGGGCCCAACGGCAACGGCGGAACCTACAAGAACTTCTTCAACCAGCTCGCCGCCGGCGACGCGCCCGACCTCGGCCAGATCGAGTACGACGCGCTCCCGAACTTCGTCGTGCAGGACGGCCTCACCGACATCAGCGTGTGCGAGGACGTCGTCAAGGCCGAGTCCGAGTTCGTTCCGTGGACGTGGGGTCAGGTGACCCTCGGCGGCGGAGAAGCTGTCTACGGCGTCCCGCAGGATTCGGGCCCCATGGCGCTGTTCTACCGCGCCGACCTGTTCGAAGCGAACGGCATCGCCATTCCGACGACCTGGGACGAGTACAAGGAGGCCGCGAAGGCGGTGCGTGCAGCCGGCGGCTACATCACCAACTTCTCGACCGCTGACATCAACCAGTTCGCGGGCTTCGTGTGGCAGGCCGGCGGCTCGTGGTTCTCGAGCGAGGGCGACGCCTGGACCGTCGACCTGGCCGACGACGCGTCGGTCAAGGTCGCCGAGTACTGGCAGAGCATGATCGACGAGGACCTCGTCGCCACCTACCCGGCGTGGACCGACGAGTGGAACAACGCCTACAACTCGAGCACGGTCTGGTCCTGGACCTCGGCCGTGTGGGGTGCCAACTCCATCTCGAGCGGCGCTCCCGACACCGCTGGCAACTGGGCTGTCGCCCCGGCGCCGCAGTGGACCGAGGGCGCTGAGGAGGCCGGCAACTGGGGCGGCTCCTCGACCGCCGTCTTCACGGGCACGGATCACCTCTACGAGGCGACCAAGTTCGCGCTCTGGCTCAACACCTCCGAGGAGGCGCTGACCGCGCTCAACTCGCTCGCCAACCTGTACCCGGCGACGCTCGAGGGCATGCAGCTCCCCGCACTCAAGGAGGGCGTCGAGTTCTACGGCGGCCAGCCCATCTACGACGTGTTCGCCACCGCCGCTGAGCAGGTCAGCCCCGACTTCGTGTGGGGTCCGACCATGACCCAGACCTACGCGGACGTCTCGGACGGCTTCGGCAAGGCAGCGACCGGCTCGGGCACCCTGCTCGACGCGCTGGAGAAGGGCACCGCGAAGACCATCGCGGCGTTCAAGGCTCAGTCGATCCCGGTCAACGAGTAG
- a CDS encoding alpha-galactosidase has protein sequence MTAQHVASRIVDLVGGGVRFALLSDARGVRVLHWGSAEVDDLEALAASSLPAVTFSSFDAPRILSVLPVESDGWSGAPALAWHRAGTSSAPQPDVVGIDEFEVPGGGGVVVRFADGIARVAIDLRIQLDRFGVLTASLAVTSTASARALPLDLVAARIVLPLPERAAEIVDHTGRWTGERAPQRQDVVDGSHSRAVRRGRPGHDAPFLTMVGTPGFGFRSGELWAAHLAWSGNHEVHVERLPEGAGVHRSVLVVGELLAPGEVRLRANDRYESPELVATWSEDGIDGASARLHAYARNLAAHPSTPRPLVLNTWEAVYFDHDSAKLTELAEVAARVGVERFVLDDGWFPARHSDRAGLGDWIVDEESWPDGLRPLSDRVHELGMEFGLWFEPEMVNLDSDLARIHPDWILGSREEWRHQLVLDLGNPAVYAHLLEKMSTVIAEAKVDFIKWDHNRELHAPVSSYLGRASVGSQTRAVYALMDELRERHPGLEIEACASGGARADLGALSHAQRVWASDSNDPIERQLIQRWTGTLLPPEVTGSHVGPPRAHTTHREASLSFRMLTALFGHAGIEWDVTECTEEELEALTRWTALYRELRPLLHTGITVRADSTDTGELLHGVVSEDASHAVFAWIRTATSTRAFTPRTAIPGLDPTRRYEVRVRDDLGEASRHQITDPAWFLAARAGEPFVVSGSLLTREGLPLPLLDPGAGLLLELRAADPTPRPRRRARASAAGL, from the coding sequence ATGACCGCACAGCACGTCGCATCACGAATCGTCGACCTCGTCGGCGGCGGGGTGCGGTTCGCGCTCCTCTCTGATGCGCGCGGAGTGCGCGTGCTGCACTGGGGCTCGGCGGAGGTCGACGATCTCGAAGCGCTTGCGGCGTCGTCGCTGCCCGCCGTGACGTTCAGCTCGTTCGATGCCCCGCGCATTCTGAGCGTGCTGCCCGTCGAATCCGACGGATGGTCGGGCGCGCCCGCGCTCGCGTGGCACCGGGCCGGCACGAGCAGCGCACCCCAGCCCGACGTCGTGGGCATCGACGAGTTCGAGGTTCCCGGCGGCGGGGGTGTCGTCGTGCGATTCGCCGACGGCATCGCGCGTGTCGCGATCGACCTCCGCATCCAGCTGGATCGCTTCGGCGTGCTCACCGCATCGCTCGCCGTGACGAGCACCGCGAGCGCCCGCGCCCTGCCCCTCGACCTCGTCGCCGCGCGCATCGTGCTGCCGCTTCCCGAGCGCGCCGCCGAGATCGTCGACCACACGGGTCGCTGGACGGGTGAACGTGCCCCGCAGCGGCAGGACGTCGTCGACGGCTCGCACTCGCGCGCCGTGCGCCGTGGACGCCCCGGGCACGATGCTCCGTTCCTCACCATGGTCGGCACGCCGGGGTTCGGATTCCGCTCCGGGGAGCTCTGGGCCGCACACCTCGCGTGGAGCGGCAACCACGAGGTGCATGTGGAGCGTCTCCCCGAGGGCGCTGGTGTGCACCGGTCGGTGCTCGTCGTCGGCGAGCTGCTCGCTCCCGGCGAAGTGCGTCTGCGGGCGAACGACCGCTACGAGTCGCCCGAGCTCGTCGCGACGTGGAGCGAGGACGGCATCGACGGCGCGAGCGCCCGGCTTCACGCATACGCACGCAACCTCGCGGCGCACCCCAGCACCCCGCGTCCGCTCGTGCTCAACACATGGGAAGCCGTGTACTTCGACCACGATTCGGCCAAGCTCACCGAACTCGCCGAGGTCGCCGCACGCGTGGGCGTGGAGCGCTTCGTGCTCGACGACGGCTGGTTCCCGGCGCGCCACAGCGACCGTGCGGGCCTCGGCGACTGGATCGTCGACGAGGAGTCGTGGCCCGACGGGCTGCGCCCGCTGTCGGATCGCGTGCACGAACTCGGCATGGAGTTCGGCCTGTGGTTCGAACCCGAGATGGTCAACCTCGATTCGGATCTCGCGCGCATCCACCCGGACTGGATCCTCGGATCCCGCGAGGAGTGGCGCCACCAGCTCGTGCTCGACCTCGGCAACCCCGCCGTGTACGCGCACCTGCTCGAGAAGATGAGCACCGTCATCGCGGAGGCGAAGGTCGACTTCATCAAGTGGGATCACAACCGGGAGCTCCACGCTCCCGTCTCGTCCTACCTCGGCCGTGCGAGCGTCGGCAGCCAGACGCGCGCCGTGTACGCGCTCATGGACGAGCTGCGTGAGCGGCATCCGGGGCTCGAGATCGAGGCATGCGCCTCGGGCGGCGCGCGCGCCGACCTCGGCGCCCTGTCGCACGCGCAGCGCGTGTGGGCCTCCGACAGCAACGACCCCATCGAGCGCCAGCTCATCCAGCGCTGGACAGGCACCCTCCTGCCTCCCGAGGTCACGGGCTCGCACGTCGGGCCGCCGCGCGCCCACACGACCCACCGCGAGGCGAGCCTGTCGTTCCGGATGCTCACGGCGCTCTTCGGGCACGCGGGCATCGAATGGGATGTCACCGAATGCACCGAGGAGGAGCTCGAGGCCCTCACCCGGTGGACGGCGCTCTACCGCGAGCTGCGCCCCCTGCTGCACACCGGCATCACGGTGCGCGCCGACTCGACCGACACGGGGGAGCTCCTGCACGGTGTCGTGTCGGAGGACGCCTCGCATGCGGTGTTCGCCTGGATCCGCACCGCGACCTCGACGCGCGCCTTCACGCCGCGCACCGCGATCCCCGGCCTCGACCCGACACGCCGATACGAGGTGCGCGTGCGGGACGATCTGGGCGAGGCATCGCGCCACCAGATCACCGACCCGGCGTGGTTCCTCGCCGCACGCGCGGGGGAGCCGTTCGTCGTCAGCGGGTCGCTTCTGACGCGGGAAGGTCTTCCTCTGCCGCTTCTGGACCCGGGTGCAGGTCTGCTGCTGGAGCTTCGGGCCGCGGATCCGACACCTCGTCCGCGTCGTCGAGCGCGAGCGTCGGCAGCTGGGCTGTGA
- a CDS encoding App1 family protein has product MHSAVSPEGQTPPTRRAHYAARLEDRFHRFRERRARRRGLVPTIIPFVGYGGDGWTRVLARVILQKPDRRAPERSRGIRGWRSFTSVHVAHATIQVEAGGAMHAVTADRGGLVDVRLEVDLVPGWQSLLLSIEGADAVEMPVFIVDAAVTFGIVSDIDDTVLVTALPRPFVAAWNTFVLNEHARRPVPGMSVLYDRLVSSHPGSPIVYVSTGAWNTLLTLNRFLTRHLYPRGPLLLTDWGPTIDGWFRSGAEHKKSNLRRLVAEFPHVKWLLVGDDGQHDEQRYAELVKDHPESVAAVAIRQLTKSEAVFAGGRSGHDEDEGAVPWVWGSDGAELAEKLTAIGVLEAPRA; this is encoded by the coding sequence ATGCATTCCGCCGTGTCCCCCGAGGGACAGACCCCTCCGACGCGGCGCGCACACTACGCGGCTCGGCTCGAGGATCGCTTCCACCGTTTCCGTGAGCGACGCGCGAGGCGCCGCGGGCTCGTGCCCACGATCATCCCGTTCGTGGGATACGGCGGCGACGGCTGGACGCGCGTGCTCGCCCGCGTCATCCTCCAGAAGCCCGATCGCCGCGCTCCCGAACGCTCGCGCGGCATCCGCGGCTGGCGCAGCTTCACGAGCGTCCACGTCGCGCACGCGACGATCCAGGTGGAGGCCGGGGGCGCCATGCATGCGGTCACGGCGGACCGAGGTGGGCTCGTGGATGTGCGGCTTGAGGTCGATCTCGTACCCGGGTGGCAGAGTCTCCTGCTCTCGATCGAGGGCGCGGACGCGGTGGAGATGCCCGTGTTCATCGTGGATGCAGCCGTGACGTTCGGAATCGTGTCGGATATCGACGACACCGTGCTCGTGACGGCCCTCCCCCGGCCGTTCGTGGCCGCCTGGAACACGTTCGTGCTCAACGAGCATGCGCGGCGTCCGGTGCCCGGGATGTCGGTGCTCTACGACCGCCTCGTGTCGTCGCACCCCGGCTCGCCCATCGTCTACGTGTCGACGGGGGCCTGGAACACCCTGCTCACGCTCAACCGCTTCCTCACTCGCCACCTGTACCCGCGGGGTCCCCTGCTGCTCACCGACTGGGGCCCCACGATCGACGGCTGGTTCCGGTCGGGCGCCGAGCACAAGAAGTCCAATCTGCGTCGCCTGGTCGCCGAGTTCCCGCACGTGAAGTGGCTCCTCGTGGGCGACGATGGCCAGCACGACGAACAGCGCTATGCGGAGCTCGTGAAGGATCATCCCGAGAGCGTCGCGGCGGTGGCGATCCGTCAGCTCACGAAGAGCGAAGCGGTGTTCGCGGGTGGACGGTCAGGGCACGACGAAGACGAGGGCGCCGTTCCCTGGGTGTGGGGTTCGGATGGCGCCGAGCTCGCGGAGAAGCTCACCGCGATCGGGGTGCTGGAGGCCCCTCGCGCCTGA
- a CDS encoding TetR/AcrR family transcriptional regulator, producing MPDTLTAPPPAQLIRNEPMQARSTARLAALLDAAAAVVADIGYERLTTAMVAEGAGASIGTVYRYFPDRIAVLQSLAARNEDRITAKALEVIDDPAHTDWKSALAASLDVFIEFHRVEPGFTSLRLGDVVDLRPAEGEPRNSVMADNLYSALVARFDLADTAEMRAGFEAAFIAADALVTRAFARDPQGDEARLATAKAAAAAIMSAVLPE from the coding sequence GTGCCCGACACTCTCACAGCGCCGCCACCCGCACAGCTGATCCGCAACGAGCCCATGCAGGCTCGCAGCACCGCCCGTCTTGCCGCTCTGCTCGACGCCGCCGCAGCGGTCGTCGCCGACATCGGCTACGAGCGACTCACCACCGCGATGGTGGCGGAAGGCGCGGGAGCGTCGATCGGCACGGTGTACCGCTACTTCCCCGACCGCATCGCCGTGCTCCAGAGCCTCGCCGCCCGTAACGAGGACCGCATCACGGCGAAGGCCCTCGAGGTCATCGATGACCCGGCGCACACCGACTGGAAGTCGGCACTCGCGGCGTCGCTGGATGTGTTCATCGAGTTCCACCGTGTCGAGCCCGGCTTCACGTCGCTGCGTCTCGGCGACGTCGTCGACCTGCGCCCCGCCGAGGGCGAGCCCCGCAACTCGGTCATGGCCGACAACCTCTACTCGGCTCTCGTCGCGCGCTTCGACCTCGCCGACACCGCCGAGATGCGTGCCGGCTTCGAGGCGGCTTTCATCGCCGCCGACGCTCTGGTGACGCGTGCGTTCGCCCGCGACCCGCAGGGTGACGAGGCGCGCCTGGCGACCGCGAAGGCCGCCGCCGCTGCGATCATGTCGGCGGTGCTGCCCGAGTAA